In Brassica rapa cultivar Chiifu-401-42 chromosome A06, CAAS_Brap_v3.01, whole genome shotgun sequence, a single window of DNA contains:
- the LOC103872686 gene encoding mini zinc finger protein 3, translating into MKKRQVVIKQRKISYTTTTSSSNVRYVECQKNHAANIGGYAVDGCREFMARGGEGTDDALTCAACGCHRNFHRREVETEVVCEYSPPN; encoded by the coding sequence atgaagaagaggcaAGTGGTgataaaacagagaaaaatctCTTACACTACGACTACTTCTTCGAGCAACGTCCGTTACGTTGAGTGCCAGAAGAATCACGCCGCTAATATAGGCGGCTACGCCGTTGACGGTTGCCGTGAGTTTATGGCAAGAGGTGGCGAAGGAACCGACGATGCTTTGACGTGCGCTGCTTGTGGATGTCACCGGAATTTTCATCGGAGGGAAGTTGAAACGGAGGTTGTTTGCGAGTATTCTCCTCCTAATTGA
- the LOC103872688 gene encoding protein IQ-DOMAIN 31 has protein sequence MGKPARWLKSVLLGKKQSKSSGSKDKERVVNGKEVVVISKIEESDVVSDLPSFGNATVHTSDVVETQTIEHEAVSDDEIQLPEVQVQPTDSPNAASVVPDDSLSESDMIMQEIAATTVQAAFRGYLARRAFWALKGIIRLQALIRGHMVRRQAVATLCCVMGIVRLQALARGREIRHSDIGVEVQRKCRLNHQHLENKLPEDSVVDAHTYLGIKKLTANAFAQKLLASSPNVMPVHLENDSSNTIWLENWSASCFWKPIPQPKKTSVKKTQKKFASNSQKSVRKVPTSNLDKPSDAQTSFESEKPKRSSFRKFSTSQSAELPPPPAETPQVDLEKVKRGLRKVHNPVVESSIQPQGVAQKEIEKPAPALEEPVNSAFDVEKTDEKTETVVEQPEELKHIHEPLVTNETLDFTLVNQIEENVMAEEKEDVKEERTPKQNNKENPARKENKKSGKKDSPVTTTTTQTTECEESSNVNQNSSPGLPSYMQATKSAKAKLRLQGSSSPKQQVTEKATRRYSLPSSGNNAKVTSDSPKTTRFSNSGGKTGKKTEKPLLNGKTTPVEWKR, from the exons ATGGGGAAGCCTGCAAGATGGTTAAAAAGTGTGCTACTTGGAAAGAAACAATCCAAGTCTAGTGGTTCTAAAGACAAGGAG AGAGTTGTGAATGGAAAAGAGGTAGTGGTGATATCAAAGATTGAAGAATCCGATGTGGTTTCAGATCTTCCATCCTTTGGAAACGCAACAGTTCATACCAGTGATGTCGTAGAGACGCAGACTATAGAACATGAAGCGGTTTCAGATGATGAGATACAACTTCCTGAGGTCCAAGTCCAACCAACAGATTCTCCAAATGCTGCTTCTGTTGTACCTGATGACTCGTTATCCGAATCAGACATGATTATGCAAGAGATTGCAGCAACAACTGTCCAGGCTGCCTTTAGAGGCTATTTG GCTCGTCGTGCTTTCTGGGCGTTAAAAGGTATAATAAGGCTGCAAGCACTTATCCGAGGTCACATGGTTAGAAGGCAAGCTGTTGCGACTCTCTGCTGTGTAATGGGAATTGTCAGATTGCAAGCACTTGCTCGAGGAAGAGAGATCAGACATTCTGACATTGGAGTTGAAGTTCAGAGAAAATGCCGGTTGAATCATCAGCATTTG GAGAATAAACTCCCTGAAGACTCTGTTGTTGATGCACATACTTACCTGGGAATCAAGAAGCTAACTGCAAATGCGTTTGCTCAGAAG CTTCTAGCTTCCTCTCCAAACGTGATGCCTGTGCACTTGGAAAATGATTCGTCCAACACAATCTGGTTAGAGAACTGGTCAGCCTCTTGCTTCTGGAAACCAATTCCTCAACCTAAGAAAACATCTGTCAAGAAAACTCAGAAGAAGTTTGCCAGTAACTCTCAGAAGAGTGTTCGCAAAGTCCCTACTTCAAATCTCGACAAGCCCTCGGATGCACAGACATCATTTGAGTCTGAGAAACCGAAACGCAGCAGCTTCCGTAAGTTTTCTACAAGCCAATCTGCAGAactaccaccaccaccagcaGAGACTCCTCAAGTTGATTTAGAGAAAGTGAAACGTGGGTTGAGGAAAGTGCATAATCCTGTAGTTGAGAGCTCTATCCAACCTCAAGGAGTTGCACAGAAGGAGATTGAGAAGCCAGCTCCTGCTTTAGAAGAACCTGTTAATAGTGCCTTTGATGTGGAGAAAACAGATGAAAAGACTGAGACTGTGGTGGAACAGCCTGAGGAGTTGAAACACATTCATGAACCACTGGTAACCAATGAAACACTTGACTTCACATTGGTCAACCAAATCGAAGAAAATGTAATGGCTGAGGAAAAGGAGGATGTGAAAGAAGAGAGAACTCCCAAACAAAACAACAAGGAGAATCCAGCTAGGAAGGAGAATAAAAAATCAGGGAAGAAGGATTCTCCggttactactactactactcaAACCactgagtgtgaagagagtagTAATGTGAATCAGAACAGTAGCCCGGGCCTACCAAGCTATATGCAAGCTACTAAATCCGCAAAAGCAAAGCTGAGGCTGCAAGGCTCTTCTTCCCCTAAGCAACAAGTGACTGAGAAAGCCACTAGACGTTACTCGCTACCATCTTCAGGTAATAACGCAAAAGTCACTTCTGACTCTCCTAAAACAACAAGATTCTCAAACTCGGGTGGCAAAACCGGGAAGAAGACTGAGAAACCTCTTCTTAACG GGAAGACAACTCCGGTAGAGTGGAAAAGATGA
- the LOC103872690 gene encoding uncharacterized protein LOC103872690 codes for MTSLLEAISNAVATSQDRVDSHSDYPFPLSQDGIFTNVKPKVESPDPGTLINPITGWEISGSDAELIKLGKSFSSKLKSKLKDTNRFDRGEFVSMLKQFLEKIGEKVGVTGENEEMKDLVEKTGVLMGRDVSGLVLKGCVRLEMWELVETLVSNSLVDHSLNGYLVTSLVEKQRSDLLCVVIKQASDLGASELLLILKYFLCPSKEAVSTMVKVREEWDSEALLAIEEVSKTEVPKKSKVVAEEASILLMVAHDGFSPSELCLHYLLASSDVDEVMFSSAVSKLNGNEMRSFVRYLSKWMKKYERFPQAGPCPKAASMLGLKLCDWVPKLEDVTKCLGVIIDENFSTLALHSDLHEELKAVERVADDLASESKLCCFVANVAERLRLGDARN; via the coding sequence ATGACTTCGCTGCTCGAAGCTATCTCCAACGCCGTAGCGACGAGCCAGGACCGAGTTGACTCTCACTCGGACTATCCCTTCCCTCTAAGCCAAGACGGTATCTTCACCAACGTGAAGCCGAAGGTGGAAAGCCCTGACCCCGGCACTCTAATCAATCCAATAACCGGGTGGGAAATCTCCGGAAGCGATGCTGAGCTGATCAAATTGGGCAAGAGCTTTTCCTCTAAGCTGAAAAGCAAGCTCAAGGACACCAACAGGTTCGATAGAGGCGAGTTTGTGAGTATGCTGAAGCAGTTTCTGGAGAAGATTGGTGAGAAAGTTGGGGTTACTGGTGAGAACGAGGAGATGAAGGATTTGGTGGAGAAGACTGGGGTTTTGATGGGTAGAGATGTGTCTGGTTTGGTTTTGAAGGGTTGTGTTCGTTTGGAGATGTGGGAGTTAGTTGAGACTTTGGTTTCAAACTCATTGGTTGATCATTCTTTGAACGGTTATTTAGTTACCAGTCTTGTCGAGAAGCAACGGTCTGATTTGCTCTGCGTTGTGATCAAACAAGCTTCGGATCTTGGAGCGAGCGAGCTGCTTTTAATCTTGAAGTACTTTCTTTGCCCTTCTAAGGAAGCGGTTAGCACTATGGTTAAGGTGAGAGAAGAATGGGACAGTGAGGCTTTGTTGGCTATTGAGGAAGTTAGCAAGACAGAGGTACCAAAGAAGTCTAAAGTTGTTGCTGAAGAGGCTTCGATCTTGTTGATGGTTGCTCACGACGGGTTTTCGCCTTCCGAGCTTTGCCTTCACTACTTGTTGGCTTCGTCTGATGTTGATGAGGTCATGTTTTCGTCTGCAGTGAGTAAGTTGAATGGTAATGAGATGAGAAGCTTTGTTCGGTACTTATCTAAGTGGATGAAGAAGTACGAGAGGTTCCCTCAAGCTGGTCCGTGTCCTAAAGCTGCATCCATGCTCGGTTTAAAGCTGTGCGACTGGGTTCCTAAACTCGAGGATGTGACCAAGTGTTTGGGGGTTATTATCGATGAGAACTTCTCTACTCTGGCTCTGCACTCGGATCTGCATGAAGAGCTGAAGGCTGTTGAAAGAGTAGCGGATGATTTGGCTTCGGAATCGAAACTTTGTTGCTTTGTGGCTAATGTTGCTGAGAGATTGAGACTTGGAGATGCCAGAAACTAG
- the LOC117125935 gene encoding probable WRKY transcription factor 61, which translates to MEKDDFLKSRHGGEERHAEMRKLDASHDDPHQDIIRSKLDSTKVEIEEAREENRILKSSLSRIKKEFEVLQTQYNQLTVQHEDLNKFSTKGHHQDKNEDEEKERISERDELVLLSLGTRLKSPVPSVSVTNKEEKTKDFMDETGDEKNIDEHKRSSYQGLSLGFEYKDLSNPTEKFEIGHNQANTSLVVSNKTKIPSENSFGFKNDGDDHEDEEELLPQNLVKKARVSVRSRCETTIRYRK; encoded by the exons ATGGAGAAGGATGATTTCTTGAAGAGTCGTCATGGAGGAGAAGAAAGACATGCGGAGATGAGAAAACTCGATGCATCTCACGATGATCCTCATCAAGATATTATAAGATCCAAG CTGGACTCAACTAAAGTCGAAATCGAGGAGGCTAGAGAGGAAAATCGAATTCTAAAGTCATCCTTGAGCAGGATAAAAAAGGAGTTTGAAGTTCTTCAAACACAATACAATCAATTAACGGTACAACATGAAGACCTTAATAAGTTCTCAACAAAGGGCCATCATCAAGACAAAAACgaagatgaagaaaaagaaagaattagCGAGCGCGACGAACTTGTCTTGTTGAGCTTAGGTACACGCTTAAAATCGCCAGTTCCAAGTGTTTCAGTaacgaacaaagaagaaaaaacgaAAGATTTCATGGATGAAACCGGTGATGAAAAAAACATTGATGAACATAAAAGAAGTAGTTATCAAGGATTAAGTCTGGGATTTGAATACAAAGATTTGAGTAATCCTACTGAGAAGTTTGAGATTGGCCATAATCAAGCAAATACGTCCTTGGTAGTTAGTAACAAGACTAAGATACCGTCAGAAAATAGTTTTGGGTTTAAGAATGATGGAGATGAtcatgaagatgaagaagagcttTTGCCTCAAAACCTTGTTAAGAAAGCTAGGGTTTCTGTGAGGTCAAGATGTGAGACAACTATTAGATATAGAAAGTAG